Proteins from one Mixophyes fleayi isolate aMixFle1 chromosome 9, aMixFle1.hap1, whole genome shotgun sequence genomic window:
- the SMC1A gene encoding structural maintenance of chromosomes protein 1A isoform X1 codes for MGFLKLIEIENFKSYKGRQIIGPFRRFTAIIGPNGSGKSNLMDAISFVLGEKTSNLRVKTLRDLIHGAPVGKPAANRAFVSMVYEEDQGNEKIFSRHIIGGSSEYRINSKVVQLAEYSDELEKLGILIKARNFLVFQGAVESIAMKNPKERTALFEEISRSGELAQEYDKRKKEMVKAEEDTQFNYHRKKNIAAERKEAKQEKEEAERYQRLKDEVARAQIQLQLFKLYHNESEIEKLNKELSTKNKDIDKDKKHMDKVEEQLKEKKKELGKMMREQQSIEKEIKEKDAELNQKRPQYIKAKENTSHKIKKLEAAKKSLQNAQKQYKKRKGDMDELEKEVGSVEKARQEFEERMEEESQSQGRDLTLEENQVKKYHRLKEEASKRAATLAQELEKFNRDQKADQDRLDLEERKKVETEAKIKQKLREIEENQKRIEKLEEYIATSKQSLEEQKNLEETLTEEVEMAKRRIDEINKELNQVMEQLGDARIDRQENSRQQRKAEIMESIKRLYPGSVYGRLIDLCQPTQKKYQIAVTKVLGKNMDAIIVDSEKTGRDCIQYIKEQRGEPETFLPLDYLEVKPTDEKLRELKGAKLVIDVIRYEPPHIKKALQYACGNALVCDNVEDARRIAFGGHQRHKTVALDGTLFQKSGVISGGASDLKAKARRWDEKAVDKLKEKKERLTEELKEQMKAKRKEAELRQVQSQAHGLQMRLKYSQSDLEQTKTRHLAMNMQEKSKLESELANFSPRINDIKRIIQSRDREMKDLKEKMNLVEDEVFEEFCLEIGVRNIREFEEEKVKRQNEIAKKRLEFENQKTRLGIQLDYEKNQLKEDQGKVQTWEQSVKKDENEIEKLKKEEQRHMKIIDETMAQLQDLKNQHLAKKSEVNDKNHQMEEIRKKLGGANKEMTHLQKEVTAIETKLEQKRSDRHNLLQACKMQDIKLPFAKGTMDDISQEEGGSQGEESVSSSQRTSTLYAREALIEIDYTDLSEDLKEAVADDDIKQEMSALQQKLNEQQSVLQRISAPNMKAMEKLESVRDKFQETSDEFEAARKRAKKAKQAFEQTKKERFDRFNACFESVATNIDEIYKALSRNSSAQAFLGPENPEEPYLDGINYNCVAPGKRFRPMDNLSGGEKTVAALALLFAIHSYKPSPFFVLDEIDAALDNTNIGKVANYIKEQSMTNFQAIVISLKEEFYTKAESLVGVYPEQGDCVISKVLTFDLTKYPDANPNPNEQ; via the exons ATGGGCTTCCTCAAGTTAATTGAGATTGAGAACTTCAAGTCGTACAAGGGACGGCAGATCATAGGGCCCTTCCGCAGGTTCACCGCCATCATCGGCCCCAATGGATCCG GGAAGTCCAATCTTATGGATGCTATCAGCTTTGTCCTGGGTGAGAAGACAAGTAACCTGAGAGTTAAGACACTTCGAGACCTGATTCATGGAGCACCTGTAGGGAAACCTGCAGCTAACCGGGCGTTTGTCAGCATGGTTTATGAAGAGGACCAGGGGAACGAGAAGATCTTCTCTAGACACATCATTG GTGGATCCTCCGAGTACAGAATCAACAGCAAAGTGGTCCAACTGGCAGAATACAGTGATGAGCTAGAGAAGCTGGGAATCCTCATTAAAGCCAGGAACTTCCTGGTCTTTCAG GGGGCCGTAGAGTCCATTGCTATGAAGAACCCCAAGGAGCGTACAGCTTTGTTTGAGGAGATAAGCAGGTCAGGGGAGCTGGCGCAGGAATACGACAAACGCAAGAAAGAGATGGTTAAGGCAGAGGAAGACACACAGTTTAATTATCACCGCAAGAAGAACATTGCTGCTGAGAGAAAGGAAGCCAAACAAGAGAAGGAGGAG GCAGAGCGGTACCAGCGCCTGAAAGACGAGGTAGCACGAGCCCAGATCCAACTGCAGCTCTTCAAGCTCTACCACAACGAGTCCGAGATTGAGAAGCTGAACAAGGAGCTGTCGACCAAGAACAAGGATATCGACAAGGACAAGAAGCACATGGACAAAGTGGAAGAACAGCTGAAGGAGAAGAAAAAGGAGCTGGGCAAGATGATGCGGGAGCAGCAGTCTATCGAGAAGGAGATCAA AGAGAAGGATGCAGAGCTGAATCAGAAGCGCCCACAGTACATCAAAGCCAAGGAGAACACTTCCCACAAAATCAAGAAGCTGGAAGCCGCCAAGAAGTCCCTCCAGAACGCTCAGAAGCAGTACAAGAAGCGCAAAGGAGATATGGACGAGCTGGAGAAGGAGGTGGGCTCCGTGGAGAAGGCCAGGCAGGAGTTTGAGGAAAGGATGGAGGAGGAGAGTCAGAGCCAAGGTCGGGATCTGACACTGGAGGAGAACCAG GTCAAGAAATATCACCGCCTAAAAGAAGAAGCGAGCAAAAGGGCTGCTACACTTGCCCAAGAGTTAGAAAAATTCAACAGAGACCAGAAGGCTGACCAAGATCGCCTCGATCTGGAGGAGAGGAAAAAAGTGGAGACTGAG gcaaaaatcaaacagaaactaCGTGAAATAGAAGAAAATCAGAAGAGAATTGAAAAGCTGGAGGAATATATAGCAACTAgcaa GCAATCCTTGGAAGAGCAGAAGAATCTGGAGGAGACCTTAACCGAGGAGGTGGAAATGGCTAAGAGGCGAATTGACGAGATTAACAAAGAGTTGAACCAAGTGATGGAGCAGCTGGGGGATGCCAGGATTGATCGCCAAGAGAACAGCCGACAGCAGCGCAAAGCTGAGATCATGGAGAGCATCAAGAGACTGTATCCTGGCTCTGTG TACGGCCGCTTGATTGACCTCTGCCAGCCCACGCAGAAGAAGTACCAGATTGCAGTCACCAAGGTGCTGGGGAAAAACATGGATGCCATTATTGTTGACTCGGAGAAGACTGGAAGAGACTGCATCCAATATATCAAGGAACAGCGAGGGGAACCCGAAACCTTCCTCCCCCTCGATTACCTGGAG GTAAAACCTACTGACGAGAAGCTGCGTGAGCTAAAGGGGGCTAAACTGGTCATTGACGTAATCCGCTATGAGCCACCGCACATTAAGAAGGCCTTGCAGTATGCCTGCGGTAACGCCTTGGTTTGTGACAATGTGGAAGATGCTCGCAGGATCGCCTTTGGAGGGCACCAGAGGCACAAG ACAGTTGCTTTGGACGGAACCTTATTCCAGAAGTCTGGAGTCATCTCCGGAGGTGCCAGTGACTTGAAAGCAAAGGCCAGGAGATGGGATGAAAAAGCCGTGGATAAACTCAAGGAAAAGAAGGAACGCTTAACAGAGGAGCTTAAG GAGCAAATGAAAGCCAAGCGCAAAGAGGCGGAGTTGAGACAAGTCCAGTCCCAGGCTCACGGCCTTCAGATGAGGCTTAAATATTCCCAAAGTGATCTGGAGCAGACCAAAACCCGCCACTTGGCAATGAACATGCAG GAAAAATCCAAGCTGGAGAGCGAgttggcaaatttcagcccacgCATTAACGACATCAAGCGGATAATACAGAGCCGTGATAGGGAAATGAAGGATCTGAAGGAAAAGATGAATCTG GTGGAAGATGAGGTGTTTGAAGAGTTCTGCCTGGAGATCGGAGTCCGTAACATCAGAGAATTCGAAGAGGAGAAGGTCAAGAGACAGAATGAGATTGCCAAGAAAAG GCTTGAGTTTGAGAACCAAAAGACCCGTCTGGGTATTCAGCTCGACTACGAAAAAAATCAGCTGAAAGAGGATCAAGGAAAAGTGCAAACCTGGGAGCAGTCTGTAAAGAAAGATGAAAACGAAATAGAAAAACTAAAAAAG GAGGAGCAAAGACACATGAAGATAATCGACGAGACAATGGCCCAGTTGCAAGATCTGAAAAACCAACACTTGGCCAAAAAGTCAGAAGTCAATGACAAGAATCATCAAATGGAGGAGATCCGCAAGAAGCTAGGGGGTGCCAACAA GGAGATGACGCATCTACAAAAAGAAGTCACTGCCATTGAGACCAAGCTGGAGCAGAAGCGCAGTGATCGCCACAACTTGTTGCAGGCCTGCAAGATGCAGGATATCAAATTACCCTTTGCCAAGGGCACTATGGATGACATCAGCCAAGAAGAG GGTGGATCCCAGGGAGAAGAATCTGTCAGCAGCTCTCAGAGAACATCCACGCTGTACGCACGGGAAGCTTTAATCGAAATAGACTACACCGATCTCTCCGAGGACCTAAAG GAGGCCGTGGCAGACGATGACATCAAACAAGAAATGAGTGCGCTACAGCAGAAGCTGAACGAACAGCAGAGTGTTCTGCAACGTATCTCTGCCCCCAACATGAAGGCCATGGAGAAACTGGAGAGCGTCAGAGACAAGTTTCAGGAGACATCGGATG AGTTTGAAGCTGCTCGTAAACGAGCTAAAAAAGCCAAACAGGCGTTCGAGCAGACAAAAAAGGAGCGATTTGACCGGTTTAACGCTTGCTTTGAGTCTGTGGCTACAAACATTGATGAAATCTACAAAGCCCTGTCTAGAAATAGCAGTGCCCAG GCTTTCCTGGGACCAGAGAACCCAGAAGAACCCTACCTGGATGGGATCAATTACAACTGTGTGGCTCCTGGGAAACGGTTCAGACCCATGGACAACCTGTCTGGAGGAGAAAAAACTGTAGCAGCACTTGCTTTACTCTTTGCAATCCATAG TTACAAACCATCTCCCTTCTTCGTGCTGGATGAAATAGATGCTGCCTTGGACAACACAAACATAGGGAAG GTGGCCAACTACATTAAAGAGCAGTCAATGACCAACTTCCAGGCAATTGTCATCTCCCTTAAAGAGGAGTTTTACACCAAAGCAGAGAGCTTGGTTGGGGTGTATCCTGAG CAAGGGGACTGTGTTATCAGCAAGGTCCTGACATTTGACCTCACGAAGTACCCAGATGCCAACCCGAATCCAAACGAACAGTAG
- the SMC1A gene encoding structural maintenance of chromosomes protein 1A isoform X2, translated as MGFLKLIEIENFKSYKGRQIIGPFRRFTAIIGPNGSGKSNLMDAISFVLGEKTSNLRVKTLRDLIHGAPVGKPAANRAFVSMVYEEDQGNEKIFSRHIIGGSSEYRINSKVVQLAEYSDELEKLGILIKARNFLVFQGAVESIAMKNPKERTALFEEISRSGELAQEYDKRKKEMVKAEEDTQFNYHRKKNIAAERKEAKQEKEEAERYQRLKDEVARAQIQLQLFKLYHNESEIEKLNKELSTKNKDIDKDKKHMDKVEEQLKEKKKELGKMMREQQSIEKEIKEKDAELNQKRPQYIKAKENTSHKIKKLEAAKKSLQNAQKQYKKRKGDMDELEKEVGSVEKARQEFEERMEEESQSQGRDLTLEENQVKKYHRLKEEASKRAATLAQELEKFNRDQKADQDRLDLEERKKVETEAKIKQKLREIEENQKRIEKLEEYIATSKQSLEEQKNLEETLTEEVEMAKRRIDEINKELNQVMEQLGDARIDRQENSRQQRKAEIMESIKRLYPGSVYGRLIDLCQPTQKKYQIAVTKVLGKNMDAIIVDSEKTGRDCIQYIKEQRGEPETFLPLDYLEVKPTDEKLRELKGAKLVIDVIRYEPPHIKKALQYACGNALVCDNVEDARRIAFGGHQRHKTVALDGTLFQKSGVISGGASDLKAKARRWDEKAVDKLKEKKERLTEELKEQMKAKRKEAELRQVQSQAHGLQMRLKYSQSDLEQTKTRHLAMNMQEKSKLESELANFSPRINDIKRIIQSRDREMKDLKEKMNLVEDEVFEEFCLEIGVRNIREFEEEKVKRQNEIAKKRLEFENQKTRLGIQLDYEKNQLKEDQGKVQTWEQSVKKDENEIEKLKKEEQRHMKIIDETMAQLQDLKNQHLAKKSEVNDKNHQMEEIRKKLGGANKEMTHLQKEVTAIETKLEQKRSDRHNLLQACKMQDIKLPFAKGTMDDISQEEGEESVSSSQRTSTLYAREALIEIDYTDLSEDLKEAVADDDIKQEMSALQQKLNEQQSVLQRISAPNMKAMEKLESVRDKFQETSDEFEAARKRAKKAKQAFEQTKKERFDRFNACFESVATNIDEIYKALSRNSSAQAFLGPENPEEPYLDGINYNCVAPGKRFRPMDNLSGGEKTVAALALLFAIHSYKPSPFFVLDEIDAALDNTNIGKVANYIKEQSMTNFQAIVISLKEEFYTKAESLVGVYPEQGDCVISKVLTFDLTKYPDANPNPNEQ; from the exons ATGGGCTTCCTCAAGTTAATTGAGATTGAGAACTTCAAGTCGTACAAGGGACGGCAGATCATAGGGCCCTTCCGCAGGTTCACCGCCATCATCGGCCCCAATGGATCCG GGAAGTCCAATCTTATGGATGCTATCAGCTTTGTCCTGGGTGAGAAGACAAGTAACCTGAGAGTTAAGACACTTCGAGACCTGATTCATGGAGCACCTGTAGGGAAACCTGCAGCTAACCGGGCGTTTGTCAGCATGGTTTATGAAGAGGACCAGGGGAACGAGAAGATCTTCTCTAGACACATCATTG GTGGATCCTCCGAGTACAGAATCAACAGCAAAGTGGTCCAACTGGCAGAATACAGTGATGAGCTAGAGAAGCTGGGAATCCTCATTAAAGCCAGGAACTTCCTGGTCTTTCAG GGGGCCGTAGAGTCCATTGCTATGAAGAACCCCAAGGAGCGTACAGCTTTGTTTGAGGAGATAAGCAGGTCAGGGGAGCTGGCGCAGGAATACGACAAACGCAAGAAAGAGATGGTTAAGGCAGAGGAAGACACACAGTTTAATTATCACCGCAAGAAGAACATTGCTGCTGAGAGAAAGGAAGCCAAACAAGAGAAGGAGGAG GCAGAGCGGTACCAGCGCCTGAAAGACGAGGTAGCACGAGCCCAGATCCAACTGCAGCTCTTCAAGCTCTACCACAACGAGTCCGAGATTGAGAAGCTGAACAAGGAGCTGTCGACCAAGAACAAGGATATCGACAAGGACAAGAAGCACATGGACAAAGTGGAAGAACAGCTGAAGGAGAAGAAAAAGGAGCTGGGCAAGATGATGCGGGAGCAGCAGTCTATCGAGAAGGAGATCAA AGAGAAGGATGCAGAGCTGAATCAGAAGCGCCCACAGTACATCAAAGCCAAGGAGAACACTTCCCACAAAATCAAGAAGCTGGAAGCCGCCAAGAAGTCCCTCCAGAACGCTCAGAAGCAGTACAAGAAGCGCAAAGGAGATATGGACGAGCTGGAGAAGGAGGTGGGCTCCGTGGAGAAGGCCAGGCAGGAGTTTGAGGAAAGGATGGAGGAGGAGAGTCAGAGCCAAGGTCGGGATCTGACACTGGAGGAGAACCAG GTCAAGAAATATCACCGCCTAAAAGAAGAAGCGAGCAAAAGGGCTGCTACACTTGCCCAAGAGTTAGAAAAATTCAACAGAGACCAGAAGGCTGACCAAGATCGCCTCGATCTGGAGGAGAGGAAAAAAGTGGAGACTGAG gcaaaaatcaaacagaaactaCGTGAAATAGAAGAAAATCAGAAGAGAATTGAAAAGCTGGAGGAATATATAGCAACTAgcaa GCAATCCTTGGAAGAGCAGAAGAATCTGGAGGAGACCTTAACCGAGGAGGTGGAAATGGCTAAGAGGCGAATTGACGAGATTAACAAAGAGTTGAACCAAGTGATGGAGCAGCTGGGGGATGCCAGGATTGATCGCCAAGAGAACAGCCGACAGCAGCGCAAAGCTGAGATCATGGAGAGCATCAAGAGACTGTATCCTGGCTCTGTG TACGGCCGCTTGATTGACCTCTGCCAGCCCACGCAGAAGAAGTACCAGATTGCAGTCACCAAGGTGCTGGGGAAAAACATGGATGCCATTATTGTTGACTCGGAGAAGACTGGAAGAGACTGCATCCAATATATCAAGGAACAGCGAGGGGAACCCGAAACCTTCCTCCCCCTCGATTACCTGGAG GTAAAACCTACTGACGAGAAGCTGCGTGAGCTAAAGGGGGCTAAACTGGTCATTGACGTAATCCGCTATGAGCCACCGCACATTAAGAAGGCCTTGCAGTATGCCTGCGGTAACGCCTTGGTTTGTGACAATGTGGAAGATGCTCGCAGGATCGCCTTTGGAGGGCACCAGAGGCACAAG ACAGTTGCTTTGGACGGAACCTTATTCCAGAAGTCTGGAGTCATCTCCGGAGGTGCCAGTGACTTGAAAGCAAAGGCCAGGAGATGGGATGAAAAAGCCGTGGATAAACTCAAGGAAAAGAAGGAACGCTTAACAGAGGAGCTTAAG GAGCAAATGAAAGCCAAGCGCAAAGAGGCGGAGTTGAGACAAGTCCAGTCCCAGGCTCACGGCCTTCAGATGAGGCTTAAATATTCCCAAAGTGATCTGGAGCAGACCAAAACCCGCCACTTGGCAATGAACATGCAG GAAAAATCCAAGCTGGAGAGCGAgttggcaaatttcagcccacgCATTAACGACATCAAGCGGATAATACAGAGCCGTGATAGGGAAATGAAGGATCTGAAGGAAAAGATGAATCTG GTGGAAGATGAGGTGTTTGAAGAGTTCTGCCTGGAGATCGGAGTCCGTAACATCAGAGAATTCGAAGAGGAGAAGGTCAAGAGACAGAATGAGATTGCCAAGAAAAG GCTTGAGTTTGAGAACCAAAAGACCCGTCTGGGTATTCAGCTCGACTACGAAAAAAATCAGCTGAAAGAGGATCAAGGAAAAGTGCAAACCTGGGAGCAGTCTGTAAAGAAAGATGAAAACGAAATAGAAAAACTAAAAAAG GAGGAGCAAAGACACATGAAGATAATCGACGAGACAATGGCCCAGTTGCAAGATCTGAAAAACCAACACTTGGCCAAAAAGTCAGAAGTCAATGACAAGAATCATCAAATGGAGGAGATCCGCAAGAAGCTAGGGGGTGCCAACAA GGAGATGACGCATCTACAAAAAGAAGTCACTGCCATTGAGACCAAGCTGGAGCAGAAGCGCAGTGATCGCCACAACTTGTTGCAGGCCTGCAAGATGCAGGATATCAAATTACCCTTTGCCAAGGGCACTATGGATGACATCAGCCAAGAAGAG GGAGAAGAATCTGTCAGCAGCTCTCAGAGAACATCCACGCTGTACGCACGGGAAGCTTTAATCGAAATAGACTACACCGATCTCTCCGAGGACCTAAAG GAGGCCGTGGCAGACGATGACATCAAACAAGAAATGAGTGCGCTACAGCAGAAGCTGAACGAACAGCAGAGTGTTCTGCAACGTATCTCTGCCCCCAACATGAAGGCCATGGAGAAACTGGAGAGCGTCAGAGACAAGTTTCAGGAGACATCGGATG AGTTTGAAGCTGCTCGTAAACGAGCTAAAAAAGCCAAACAGGCGTTCGAGCAGACAAAAAAGGAGCGATTTGACCGGTTTAACGCTTGCTTTGAGTCTGTGGCTACAAACATTGATGAAATCTACAAAGCCCTGTCTAGAAATAGCAGTGCCCAG GCTTTCCTGGGACCAGAGAACCCAGAAGAACCCTACCTGGATGGGATCAATTACAACTGTGTGGCTCCTGGGAAACGGTTCAGACCCATGGACAACCTGTCTGGAGGAGAAAAAACTGTAGCAGCACTTGCTTTACTCTTTGCAATCCATAG TTACAAACCATCTCCCTTCTTCGTGCTGGATGAAATAGATGCTGCCTTGGACAACACAAACATAGGGAAG GTGGCCAACTACATTAAAGAGCAGTCAATGACCAACTTCCAGGCAATTGTCATCTCCCTTAAAGAGGAGTTTTACACCAAAGCAGAGAGCTTGGTTGGGGTGTATCCTGAG CAAGGGGACTGTGTTATCAGCAAGGTCCTGACATTTGACCTCACGAAGTACCCAGATGCCAACCCGAATCCAAACGAACAGTAG